The sequence tttccttcataattGTGTTGATGTTTTTTGTCTTGTCATGTTCTGATAGATCTAGGACCTTAAATTATCTCTATTCATTCTGTCTTCAGGATCTGTATATTTTGCTTGCATCATgaccatattttcttttaatatatgcTATTGGTTTTTGCTTCACTTCTTCTAGGTTTTCCTCCATTTCTGTTTATTTACATTCCTCATCtattgttctcttttttgtttctttggtgaggcTTCATACTTCCGGATTTTCATTCCATTCAATATTTTTGCTGCCCAAGTCCTAAGTCCTgttctcataattctcatttctcttttactcAAGGATAGCTTGTTTCGTGTTGTGTTTCGTGCTCTCCTCACATTCCATACTGTCCTCTGTCTCATCAAATGTTGAATCATTTTCCTTGGTCTTTATAGTATTCATAGAATTGGCTACACTCATTTATTAGACTTGGAAACCATATTTcctcttgtttctgtttttcctaCTGATTTGTTTATAAACAGCTCAAGACCTTgaaatttcttttcctgaatGACTTTTGagtcttctttctccccttccttattGTTCCCTTCTGACTCCCTCTCTTCTGATTATAGTTTCTTTAGGGGTTGGATCCCAAGGTACCTTAGTCTCTTCCAACACATTGAGAAGTTCATATTTCACCAGTGTAGTTCTCTGCCCCAAGTGATTCTTGGGTGGTACACATTGACTCCAGCTGGGTCCCACAGGAAAAATGGAATGTTGCCCAGTTCTTGTCTGGGTTATCTCTTATTCCctctgttcttttgttctctggccaaccagcagctcagagccTGTGTTCCTCAGAACCAGCAGTTCAGAACTTGGACCTCTGGTGCTGCCAGATTGCAGCCCCTCACTTGTTACTGAAGAGCTGTGGCCAAGATGGCTATTGATGCCTGAACAAATTTCTAAATCCTGAAGCTGGGACTTGAACAGcattggaaagaggaaagggagaatggGGTACAGGGGTGGGCTTTGATATAAGACTGTGGGAGGCAGAAGTGTATATTAAATGAGTTCAGAATTTTCTTGTTTagtactggagtggtctgccatttccttcttgtttattttacagatgtggaaaccaaggcaaaaaggattaagtgacttgcccagggtcccacagttaataagtgtttgaaactggattcaaactcagatccttctgactccaggcccagtactgtatccactgtgcctcctagctgtTCTTGAGCTCAGGGTTAGTGAAAATCAattgttagcatttttttttttcaaccttgTTTTGGTTTCTAGGCACACTTACTGAATGAGGTTTGATTTTCTACACTTAAATCTCAGTTCAGAGTTAATTATCATTTCTAGAcctttaaatttattgttttggcCCATTTCATTCCTTATCAGTAATTATAGTAAATTAAGGAGGGGAAAggttgttgtttttcatcttaTGACAGCTCTTGctaatatttttgtcaaattttcaTAAATCAAGAAAGGGTACATTTTGGGGTTCTAGAGATCCTTGTTTTCCCTCCCCTTTATTAGTGTTTACCATGATGTttgttacttttctttccttGGGCTTTTTATTGgtaccttttatttacaaaacatctcCTAAAAGCACGTATTCGCACACACACCTTTCccaatgaaaaaaagttaagcCCAGGTGCTTAATGGTGTGATTATGACTGACAGTACCCATCACTTTCCAGTTTTGTAGTTTactgtttgttgattttttttttttttttttggctttggaaCCAGCATCATCTGTTGTCTTTGACAACAGTGTGTTTGCTTAAGTGTTTGTATTCATAGATATAATTATAGTTGTTATGTTTCTatattattcttttggttctgccatcttcattctgcatcagtttatatacaTCTTCTCAGCTTTCAAACATGAGGTTTTTTAAGTTTAAAGCATCTCCTTTGTTAGGGAAGTTCATGTTATTAGTGCTTTTTTTCCATAGGCTTTATTTAATGGGATGCAAAAAgttaaaatggaagaatacttttaCCTGCTTTAATTCTCCTTGGTAGTTTGGAGAAATTATATAAGAATTATGTCTTCTGTGTTTGTTGTAGAATAgagatttttaatgttttattcaatttagaatttaatttgaTTCCATCTTTTATTTACAGGTGACACAAAAGGATCATGTTTACATTTCCAAGATGAATGGGATTCTGACTTTGAGAAGAGATGCTGAACTGTCACTGCCCACATTTATGTTCAGAACATGGAGCACATAGTACTCAAGAGGCTCAAGAACAGTGACTTAGGCCCTGGGATGATCTGCTCCTAAAGAGAATTAGAGGGTTTTGTGAGTTATGTCTGCAGATTTTCAATAAGAGTTGACAATGAATTCTGTCTGCAAAAACGGCCACATTACAAAAGACTGAAGATTGGATGTTTTGTGCTTTTGCACAAACTCCATTATTTGGATCAAATTGTACTCCTAAGTTATTAACGTACGATGGTACAGCCAGAATAATCACTCCCAATCATGGATAAGAATCAGGAAATATGTCCAAAAATGGATAGTAGTTTTGTgttagataaaataaattttaaagtagaaCCCGAAGATAACATAACTAACCATAGTTTGGAAAGAATGGATTTTAAAAGTGAGCAAGAGGAcatgagacagacagacagcagtGATGAACAAgcagaattcaaaggaaaaaactgTAACAGTCGTCATCCTGGGAAATACTCTTCTCCTGACAATGAGGAGGATTATGGCTCTTTATTTTCGCAGTATAGCAGCACACTGTATGATGTGGCGATGGAAGCCGTGGCACAGAGCCTTCTTTCTAGCAGAAACATAAGCTCAAGGAAAAAGTCTCCAGCTTGgaatcatttctttatttctcctcgGGATAGCACTAAAGCAATATGTATGTACTGTATGAAGGAATTCAGTCGGGGTAAGAATGAGAAGGACCTAAGTACAAGCTGCCTGATGAGACATGTGCGAAGGGCTCACCCTACTGTGCTCATTCAGGAAAATGGCAGTATGCCTGGCATTGCCTCCTTTCCGTCTCCATCCCTACTCCTCCCTCCACAGCCTGCAGACGTCGGCGACCTGAGTGCCGTGTTATCACCTATAAAACTGGTTAAAAAGATTGCTTCCAAGATGCCCTCTCCAGACCGTGTGATGGAGGAATCCGGCTCTGTCATTTCTTCTGAAGAAATGTCATCTGACTTGTCCATCTCGGAGAAATACAACAAAGAAGAAGCACTGGTGGGCTCCTCTCCACACCTGCCCGGTGCCCAGTACGATGAAACTGTGGAGAATGTAGCAGAAAAGACTGTTCCAGTCCCAAAGAGCACTTCAGGTTCCAGGAGAAGGTCTGCTGTctggaaacatttttatttgtctcCCTTAGATAATTCTAAAGCTGTCTGCATACACTGCATGAATGAATTTAGTagaggaaagaatgggaaagaccTGGGCACAAGCTGTTTAATAAGGCACATGTGGAGAGCCCATCGGTCCATTGTGTTGCAGGAGAACGGAGGTGGCACAAGCATCCCACCTCTTTATTCCGCTCCTCCGACTCTGTTGCCTTCTCTGCTGCCCTCGGAGGGAGATTTGAATTCTGTGGCATCTTCTCCAGGAAAGCTGGTGAAAGAATCCCCTTCAGCCTCTTCTTCTCCTGACAGACTAGCAGAAGAAATACATTCTCACCTCAATCCTGGAGATGCATTAATGGAAGATGTGTCTGTTCTGTCATCTTCAGACGACGTAGGGGAAGCTTCCGTGGTGTCTTCGCCCGAGAAGCAGGGGGATGGATTGAGTACCTTAATTTTTGAGCCGGGCACTGtttttcaacaaaataaaaagataatgaaaagacTGAAGTCGGAAGTCTGGCATCATTTTTCACTGTCTCCCACAGACAATTTAAAAGCAGTCTGTAGATACTGTAGTTGTATGATTAGTCGTGGGAAGAAGGGTGATGTCGGTACAAGTTGTTTGATGAGGCATCTCTATAGGCGTCACCCGGAAGTGATTGGGAACCAAAAGAGCTTTATTGATGCTAGTTTGGCAAATTCTCCATATGCTACCTTGGCTTCTGCAGAATGTTCCTCCTCTAAATTGACTGACTTGCCAACGATGGTTACGAATGATAATCAGGTAATCTTTCCTGTTAATAGCAAAAAGACCTCAAAACTGTGGAATCATTTTTCGATTTGTTCAGCAGACTCAACAAAAGTAATATGCTTGCACTGTGGACGTACAATAAGCCGGGGGAAGAAGCCAACCAATTTGGGTACCAGTTGCCTTCTAAGACACTTACAACGGTTTCATAGCAACGTGCTGAAAACTGACGCCTCAGAGACGGCGTTGCCCTCTGCTGCCGAGATACGTGTGCCCCTGAGCACAGAGTTACTAGGATCATCGTCCTTAGATGAAACCAATGAAAAGTTTTCTGACTCTCACCCAGTTGCCAAAAAAATCACAAGTCTTGTAGCAGAAATGATTGCACTTGACCTTCAGCCATATTCTTTTGTAGACAATATTGGCTTTAACAGGCTGCTTGAATACTTGCAACCTCAATATTCTTTACCTGCGCCATCTTACTTTTCTAGGACCGCAATCCCAGATATGTATGATAATGTGAAGCAGATCATCGTTTCCCAGCTTAAAGAAGCCGAGAGCGGCGTGATCCATTTCACCTCTGGGATCTGGATGAGTAGCCAGACTCGCGAGTATCTCACCCTCACTGCACACTGGGTCACGTTTGAGTCTTCGGTCCGGCCTCATTGTGAAGATTACCACTGCTCTGCACTTTTAAACGTGTCCCAGGTGGACTGTGACTACAGCGGGGTCAGTGTTCAGAAGCAGCTGGAATACTGGTGGGAAGCCTGGGTCACCTCTGTTGGCCTTCAGATTGGGATTACTGTGACTGATAATCAGAGCATTGGGAAAACATTAAATGAAGGGGAACACTCCAGTGTGCCGTGCTTTGGTCACACAATCAATCTGATTGTCAATGAGGCTATTAAGAGTCAGAGGATGGTTCAGAACTTGCTTAGCATTGCTAGGAAGATCTGTGAGCGGGTGCACAGGTCGGCAAAGGCAAAAGAGAAGCTCGCCGAATTGCAGAAAGAATACGAGCTGCCTCCACACCACCTCATTCAAGACGTTCCATCCAAATGGAATACGTCTTTTCATATGCTCGAGCGCCTCATTGAACAAAAGAGGGCAATTGATGAAATGTCAATCGAATGTAGCTTCCGAGAACAGATTAGCTGTGACCAGTGGGAAGTCATGCAGTCTGTGTGCCACGCGCTGAAGCCGTTTGAGGCTGCAAGCCGGGAGATGAGCACACACATGTCCACCCTGAGCCAGGTAATCCCAATGATCCACATTCTCAATAGGAAAATAGAAATGTTATTTGAGGAAACGATGGGCATCGACACCATGTTGAAGTCTTTGAAAGAAGCAATGGTAAGTAGATTATCCTCTACCCTTCACGACCCAAGGTACATTTTTGCTACGCTTTTGGACCCTCGTTATAAAGCTTCCTTATTTACAGAAGAGGAGGCTGAACAGTACAAGCAAGATTTAATCAGGGAACTAGAAATATTGAGTTCTACCTCAGATGATAAACCTGTTTCCAATGGGTGCGATATAGGTTCACCATCTACAAACTCTGTTGGAGAGGACAGCCTCTGGTCGCTTATGGCCAAGCTAAAAAGAAAAGACCTAAAAGACAAGATGAAGCTGCCAGAAGAAATGGTGCTTGCCTACTTGGAGGAAGAGGTGCTCGAACACAACTGTGATCCCCTAACTTACTGGAATTTAAAGAAGTCGTCCTGGCCAGCCCTGGCCAAGCTGGCCGTCAGGTTCTTGGGCTGTCCCCCAAGCATCGTTCCTTCAGAAAGACTGTTCAACAACACATCCAATGAAAACAGCAGCTTTAGCCAATCTAGGCTAATGATGGAACACTttgaaaaactgatttttttgaaAGTAAATCTTCCCTTAATATACTTTCAGtattgaaacaaatgaacaagcTGCCAGGTTCAAACAATTGACGCCTACTAGACATTCACTGTCTCTGTGACTGGGATTGTTGAGTTGCTCCACTTAGGGGCCATGTATGACATCCAATCAGTGACCCTGATTCCAAGGTTAGCGCCACTCTCCAGCTTTCAATCCAATGTCTACATGTGCCTTATCCATAGTTCTTCAGGCCAGATGgttgtatatatgttttttttttttttttaagaagtccaCACTAGGTAGAGTCTGTCTTgtcaaattataaaatatgattattaGGTTTTAATCCATAACTGTAAACTTTAaaaagggggcgggggggggggggagaacataCTGTCCAAAGACAACCTCTGACTCCTTTTATCCTGATGTCTTATTTGTTTTAatagaatggcaaaaaaaaaaaaaaaaaaaaaagagagagagagagagagatgtacaCAGTTTGACtctataatagttttttttttttttattcaattatgtaAAAACCATGAACCAGGTACTGTATTTTAGTTAAACTTTGCTCTTATGGCAGCAGAGCAGCTTTTGAAACTGTCCAGTGAAAGCTGGATTTCAAAGGTGGAGGTCAAAAGCCATCCTTTCCTAAGCAGTTGTTGACCGCAGGCTCTCAGATATTTGGAGGGTGCAAACAAGCCAGACGGGGAGAGCCGCTTACTAAGACAGGAAATCTTTTTAGTATTCAAACATGCAACTAAAATTAGAGGTATTATTGAATATCTTATACAGGGATCTCTAAAGAAACTTCCCATtggtttttgtgtttgtttttttgtgtttgttttttattcaggTTTTACATTGTCCTTGAACTTCAGAAATATTCTGAGTATTTATATAAGCTGCTTGGTATTTTCACCAAGGTTTGTGAATTCATGCTTATGTTATTTAACACAGTgcataagatggcaagaaatctaCAGCAGAAGTTCAGCTAATTGATTGTGAAGCCTTTAAAATCAATTTTGTATATCCAAGCTATGAGGCTCCTGGTGTCAAAAAGCATTGGCTCCCGAGTCAATTGAATGCATAAGAATCTGTTGTAGAAAACTGATTACTGTATTCCCTTCACAAGAATAGCCTTATAGACGTGGCGCACTGCTTAGTCTTTTTAAGTGTACCTAGGGGTGATTCAGCAGGCAGGCGGGAGATTTTAGAATCCTAAGACATCAGGATAAAAGGAGTCAGAGGTTGTCTTTGGACAGTATGTtctcaatgttatttttttttgtttgttttaacatcTAGAAAAGGGGTCAATTTCTCATTTcagtttttagatgaaatatTTGGGGGGGGTAATAAGTCACTCATTTGCCTATGAACCTTTAGAAAAGTTGTAGTTTTGTTAAAATACTGTACCTTTGCCTAATCTAATTTTTGCATTTACTATGTTTTAGTGTATTTATAAATGGTGAATTCAGTTTctgaaattaaacattttatttgcaattttctAGTGCTGGTGAACCCTGGCTTTTATTTCTAAGTGCAAACGATCTGTGTGAGCAAATTCCTGATCCATATAGTACCATAAAGTTTAACTTGATTCCAGATTGAAGCTCAGTATGCCAAACTGTCGGTTACCATTCCCATTAGTTCTCCATGCCCCATGCCCCAGCATAACGGGGCCCTTTCTTGCCTTTCAGGGGTAGGTATGTTTGGTTTTTTGTAAACTATAAGCCAGGTAACATCAGGAGAGTCTGCAGCAGAATCCAACAGCATTCACGTTTTGTGACAGTTAACTATTCAGGTCCTTTTAAAGTTTCTATAGATGCCttgttggttgttgtttttaaattaacaCTCTCCTGTTGGTGGGAAACTATTTGTTAACTTGGTCTATGGAGAACAAAATTGAAAACCAAGAAGGAAGTAAACAAGGTCTCTGAAGAGCTAAAACTGGATGGACCAAAGGTgtgcttcctttcttctctccaagCCTACTGACTCCTGTTTACACACATTTATAAGTAAGCTCCTTCCTGACACAGTGAGATAGAAGGCAGGAGACCTGTGTGGGGAGACAGTGCTGACTGACAAGTGTAGTGAGCGGCGTGAGCTGAGCAGTGATGAGGCAGGTGCCCACAGCTCCCAATCCCAAGAGCATTTCAGACGTTACTGCCAAGAGCCAAGGAGCACTTGAAAAGCAGGAGTCGTGGTCATTTTGTTGGATGCGGCACTTCAGGTCAGGAGCcagctttccttttccttttttcggGAAGAGTGAGTGAGTCCTGCTTCTGAGATCCACCATGGTCAGTCCCTGACCCTCCAAGACTGTGGCAGCTGGTCTGCAGAAAGGTGGGATTCCCTACCCTATATCCCTAGGGTCTCTCTCAGTCAAGATTCTTGCCTAAGTCTTGAGGGAAGGTCTTCTACTTGTGAACCAGTGTGGCTCCAGGAAGGGAATAGTCGAGGTGTTTACTGCCTGACAACTCTAAGAGTGTTACACTTACAGAAAGGCTCCAGTCTGTTCTGCATTAGCTCCCAAGTCTGGCTTCTTGGAAAAGCCCATCTGGGCTTCAGCTGTGACTTTTCTGTCGAATGGCCACTTAGCTCAGCTTTTTGTGGAgctcattgcattgatcagaaatGGTGTCCCTCAGCACTGTCTTGACGAGATTGTCCTTGTGTAAGTGGTGGTCTtggtttttgctcatttcactcaatatccATTCATAGGAGTTTTCTGAATCTGGccctccattctctctctttttttttaattaaagctttttattttcaaaacacatgcatagataattttcagcattcacctttgcaaaaaccttgtgttccaaattttttatcctttccttcctcctcactgCTTCTTCTAGAtgccaagtaatccaatgtattaAACATgaacagttcttctatacatatttccacaattatcttgctgcacaagaaaaatcagatcaaaaaagaaaaagaaatgagaaaaaaaacaaaaagcaaccaaacaacaaaaaaggtgaaaatgctatgctgtaaTCCAGACTCGGTTCCCACAgaactctctctggatgcagatggctctctccatcacaagacctttgggaCTTGGCCCTCCCTTCTCACAGCACATTCACATACATCAGCTCAGAGACACctccttcatttctatttctttgccactacaaaaagttgcTATAGGGAACTAAGACCCTGCTAGCCTTATGATTCAGTCCTCAGGGGTTCCCTTGCTCAGGCTGGTTCCTGTTGTGCCCTTTAAGATATACCCCTCTCTttcttggcttaaaaaaaaaaatgttgaataacCAACCCCCAAAGTCCCCCTACTCAATTCAAAGACAGAACTCCAGGTGGAAGGGACTTTGATGGCCATCCAGTCCAATATATCTCATTCcgaaaaataaaagtacaatcGAAACTTCAGGATTCTTGATTCAGGAAGCAGGAATTCccttttatgctgatagtaacaaaccaaagcatttttatgatgcactgaaagctatttatgggccaaagacctaCAGTGCATCTCCACTGCTCTCTGCTGATCGAACCCCATCGATTGATAATAAGAGGATGAGCTGAACATTTCAACAGACTGTCATCAATCAAAGCTGAAGCCACTGACTGTCTCCTTCAGGGTGAAGTTGATTCTTCCCTAGCTGAAGTTCCAACCGAAGAAGAGGTCTGGAATGCTACTGGGCTGCTTTCATGTGGCCAAGCCCCTGGTGCcaattctattccagctgagggGTCCATGGCTCAGCCGACTGAAATTTTCTGGATTACATGGCAAGAGGAGGCTATCCCCCAGGAGCTGAAGGATGCCTCTACTGTCCATCTATGTAACGGTAAAAAGAATAGATTCTCCTGTGCCAATCtcagggtggggggagaagggtcTCTCTCAGTCAAAATTCTTGCCCGAGTCCTGAGGGaaggtcatctacctgagaaCCAGAGTGGCTCCAGGAAGGGAGGAGTCAAGGTGTTTGCTTCCTAAAACTCCAAGAGAAATGCAAGGAGCAGAACAGAGGATGAACATTTGTAGATCTGGCACTGCCAGTCAGGAGCACTTATGGAAAATTGTCAACatttgcccagagaagttcatcagtgtGGTGAATCAGCTTCCTGGTGGCGTGCTGGGTTCTGGACAGCAGGCGATGCTCTCGAGCTTTCCAAGGCACCAgcagagtgaaacaaggctgggcGTTTATTCCCTTGCTTTTAACATGTTGTTTAATGAGGATTACACAGCATCAGCTACTCGTTGagggtaaattcttcaacttgagaaggctacaagccaaaatcAGAGTGGAGAAAGTTCTGGTGCATGGGTTTTTGTTTGCAAACAACTGTACTCGATGCTGCCTCTGAAGCTGCAAGGCAACTAAGTATGGATTGATCCTCTGCTGCTTGTGCTCAACAATAAGACAATATAGGTGCCCCATAAGCCAGCACATTATCCATCTACGGAGCCATTGGCAACAGCACATGGAGAAGTTtggaatgctgtggataaattcactttCCTTGGCAACAGCACATGGAGAAGTTtggaatgctgtggataaattcactttCCTTGGTAGTCTACTTTCCCAGGATGTCCACATCGATACTGAGGTCGGTACACATATTATcagaactagctcagtgtttAGAAGGCTCCAAAGAAAAGTATGGAGGAGGAGAGGGATTCAACTGACTACCCAACTGAAAAGCCGATTGTTAGATGCCTATGAAATTTGGACAGTCTACCAGCACTGTGCCAGGAAACGGAATCGCTTTCATTTGGATTGTCTTAGGAAGACACcaaagatcacctggcaggagaaGGGACCAGACAATGAAGTCCTTTCTCCAACTAACCTGCCAAACTCTGAATGCTAaggcagagagcacaactccaatgGGATGTCCGTGTTGTtgaaatgccaaatgtacacttgactattttatggagaacttacacaaggcaagcactcacaaggtcagaacaagtgatacaaggacactcacAGTGaatcttaagaactttagaattgactgTATGACATGGAAAAccctggcacaggaccacccagtatggcgtgccctcatcagagcaCTGGTGCTGTGCTGTATGAGCAAAGCAGGATTGAATTTATCTcacaaagaaatgtgagatgcgcCGAGTTAGAGAGTCCACCCCAAATGCTCATAGGGACTATTTGCGTCCAATCTGTGGTAGAGCACTCCGAGCTCATGTTGGTCTGGCCGCAACCAGACAcattaacttgactctaacaAAGTAATGGGTtttgcttgggttttttgttttgttttgtcttgtcttTGTTTTgccctctgagaatgaaggacaaccaacCAGTGTCCAATTCCTGTCATTGTTCTCTGGAGACCCACCAGTTGATAGCCTTCCTAAGTTGTGGCACCTAGAGCTTGAACACAAGTCTTCAGATGGCAGCTGACTAGGACAGAACACCTCTCAGACAATGAGCCTAGAAGCAATGCTTCTAAATAGATGTCCCGATGGTGCCTTTGGATGTCTTTCCACACTGCTGACTCACTGGACTTGCAAAATTGGACTTGCAAACTGTTCTTTTTCAGATAAACATGTCTAATCGAACCTCCCCTATTTTATACTTAGGAAGGTGATTTTAAGAGCTCTCTTAATACTCAACCCTTATTTAAtgtcatctttaaaaaaagagattactTATTTGTCCATTATCTTCTTTAAATATATCCTTCCCCTTATCTCAAGAGCTTCCTTTGCAGCATAATTTAGCAAATTaactaagcaaataaataaaaagaagaaaagctgtTGGCTTAACTACCCAACACTTAGGTTACATTTGATTGTCCTGAATTTATTTACCTAGAAGCTCCTTAATTCTCAAATTTTATCAGGACAAGGAAGCCCACTCACTGGTTTATAATTTGAGGActcattttctttacaaaattaaAGTATTTGCTCTTCCTTAAGACGTGGAATGATGCTCTCATTCTCTACAATTTTTCAGTTGCAAAAATCTTTCAGTACCCAAGGAAGGAGTTCATTTTGGCCAGGTGATATAGCTTCATCCAAGGCAGCTAGATGCTCTTACTGAATCAGTCCTCATACTGGGGGTCAGCTGGCTGGTCGCCATTTTGGTTCTTATTTTCTTAGCAGCAAAAACCCAAAAGCAATACCGTTTTGAGCAGCTCTGTCCTCTCTGTTCTTTGCTGCCACCTTATCCACCCCACCCTACCCCCAGCTGTAGTCCCagctctttgtctttctctctactTAAATATGACTTCTAAAACAAAAGACCAGTCTCATCCCTTATTCTTAGCTTCCTCAACTCATTCTGAGCTTTAGGATTTCTGACTGTATTTTTACAATAgacttctttttattaatatttttagttttcagACTGATTATATCTCCCCAGAGAATCATGCCTTATAACAGATTTTTAGTAAAATTTAACGCAGCCAGGAAAAATCTGTTTACAGAGTTCCACATCTGCAGACCTTCACCTCTTAAAAGGAGTGGGAAAACATCTAATATCCCTGCTTTTGAGACATGCTTTAGTTTTGCAGCATTCAGAAGtgt comes from Sarcophilus harrisii chromosome 5, mSarHar1.11, whole genome shotgun sequence and encodes:
- the ZBED4 gene encoding zinc finger BED domain-containing protein 4 encodes the protein MDKNQEICPKMDSSFVLDKINFKVEPEDNITNHSLERMDFKSEQEDMRQTDSSDEQAEFKGKNCNSRHPGKYSSPDNEEDYGSLFSQYSSTLYDVAMEAVAQSLLSSRNISSRKKSPAWNHFFISPRDSTKAICMYCMKEFSRGKNEKDLSTSCLMRHVRRAHPTVLIQENGSMPGIASFPSPSLLLPPQPADVGDLSAVLSPIKLVKKIASKMPSPDRVMEESGSVISSEEMSSDLSISEKYNKEEALVGSSPHLPGAQYDETVENVAEKTVPVPKSTSGSRRRSAVWKHFYLSPLDNSKAVCIHCMNEFSRGKNGKDLGTSCLIRHMWRAHRSIVLQENGGGTSIPPLYSAPPTLLPSLLPSEGDLNSVASSPGKLVKESPSASSSPDRLAEEIHSHLNPGDALMEDVSVLSSSDDVGEASVVSSPEKQGDGLSTLIFEPGTVFQQNKKIMKRLKSEVWHHFSLSPTDNLKAVCRYCSCMISRGKKGDVGTSCLMRHLYRRHPEVIGNQKSFIDASLANSPYATLASAECSSSKLTDLPTMVTNDNQVIFPVNSKKTSKLWNHFSICSADSTKVICLHCGRTISRGKKPTNLGTSCLLRHLQRFHSNVLKTDASETALPSAAEIRVPLSTELLGSSSLDETNEKFSDSHPVAKKITSLVAEMIALDLQPYSFVDNIGFNRLLEYLQPQYSLPAPSYFSRTAIPDMYDNVKQIIVSQLKEAESGVIHFTSGIWMSSQTREYLTLTAHWVTFESSVRPHCEDYHCSALLNVSQVDCDYSGVSVQKQLEYWWEAWVTSVGLQIGITVTDNQSIGKTLNEGEHSSVPCFGHTINLIVNEAIKSQRMVQNLLSIARKICERVHRSAKAKEKLAELQKEYELPPHHLIQDVPSKWNTSFHMLERLIEQKRAIDEMSIECSFREQISCDQWEVMQSVCHALKPFEAASREMSTHMSTLSQVIPMIHILNRKIEMLFEETMGIDTMLKSLKEAMVSRLSSTLHDPRYIFATLLDPRYKASLFTEEEAEQYKQDLIRELEILSSTSDDKPVSNGCDIGSPSTNSVGEDSLWSLMAKLKRKDLKDKMKLPEEMVLAYLEEEVLEHNCDPLTYWNLKKSSWPALAKLAVRFLGCPPSIVPSERLFNNTSNENSSFSQSRLMMEHFEKLIFLKVNLPLIYFQY